A region of the Mytilus edulis chromosome 11, xbMytEdul2.2, whole genome shotgun sequence genome:
TACACATACTGGTGATAAACGTAATAGATGTGATATACATGTTCAATGTATTACTGAGAGCCAGAACTCACAAAGAGACATGTGTACACATACTGGTGATAAACGTGATAAATGTTATACAAATGTTCAATGTATTACTGAGAGTCAGAACTCACAAAAATACATGTGTACACATACTGGTGATAACCCTAATAAATGTGATATTAGTGTTCAATGTTTTACTGAGAGCCAGAACTCACAAAGAGACATgtgtatgttccagaccgtatgagtattttgaccgtacgcgtacggtccggaccgtatgcgtattctcgtacggtccgaccatacgcgtacgatcggaccgtacgagtatactcatacggtctagTACGAACTGGACCATACCGGTATTTGACCGTATGGGTATATTTTAGACAAAGATTTATCAACAAACTTTTATTGCGTTTtacaaattaacatttaataatgtATTACAATTAGATAAATAAAGTAAACTagtgaacatttaattgaattgAATAGTTCTGAAATTAATTGTCTATCGAAATCCTGTTTTGGCACTCTCGGCCCGGGTGACACTTGCATTTTTCACATTTGCATGTCTTTGTCaggcatgttcctttgcatttgcttGTCTTTGTCAGGCATGTTCCTTTACATTTGCATCTCTTACTTGAAAGAGAAAAACTTGCTTGTTTTGCGATGGCATGCAAGGATATTCAGTTTGTACTCCAATGTTCAGTTTCAATTTTTCTTGTCAAAAGTTCAATATTACCCATATCATATAACATGAGTTCAATATACCAAATTCGCATGCTAGCTTGTACAAATTTGCATCTTAACTCTACATAATAATCTGGGAAGATCTCATGATGCCCTATCAACAACTGGTATTCGCACAGTGACAAAACtacctttttcaatttttgcatcagtttttgatacttttttattatattttctcattGTATTTTCGacagattttttataatttttgtcaaGTATCTTTCGTATATTCTGTCGTGAGACGTCATTTGTCCGTAGTCCATTGCTATGGTACAGTTGTCAGTTATAATGTCATTCAGAATCATAAAATCATCAACTGCCATGATTTCGTCCTGTGTCGGTCTGTAGTCTGAACCATCGTATTCTGTAGATATTTCTGACGTTTCAGTTCGTCGTCGTTTTCGGGCAGGTTGAACAGTTTCTGCCTGTAAGTCGTTTTCAGCATCCGGCTCACGGGCTGTGAGTCGGTCTCAGCATCTGtctgtgtacatgtatttctgacatgctaaatacatgAGATTAACGGATTAAATTACCGCGacttttttgaataattaaaatattatgtttttattccaattactattttaaattttatattaattcgagatttcagttatgttgatctgtaatataCATTCGTATGTAAGGAACTTGATCTACTTCTTAAAatcagtcagaccgtacgcgtacggcccgaccgtatgcgtacggcccgaccgtatgcgtatttgaaacgtacagtccaaatactcatacggtcgggaACATGtacacatacaggtgataaacgtAATAAATATGATACCAATGTTCAATGTATTACTGAGAGCCAGAACTCTCAAAGAGAcatgtgtaaaaaaaacaaaaaaaatttctcatggtcaaaaacaatttttttcccctccaaaaactgaaaacaaacttttttttcaacaaaaaaaacatagccccccccccccccccccccaaaaaaaaaatgtttgctgcCTAAATTACACAACACTGTATGGTGCATTGGCGGATccatgtatttgaatggggacatgtagttggaaccacCACCCTTTTTGTCACGAATATTCTACTGACAGCTAGAACTCACCATAGAGTCACGTGGACACATGCTGTGATATACCTACTTAATGTGTTGTAA
Encoded here:
- the LOC139494031 gene encoding zinc finger protein 235-like; translated protein: MCTHTGDNHNKCDTNVQCLSESQNSQKYMCTHTGDNHNKCDTNVQCLSESQNSQKYMCTHTGDNHNKCDTNVQCLSESQNSQRDMCTHTGDKRNRCDIHVQCITESQNSQRDMCTHTGDKRDKCYTNVQCITESQNSQKYMCTHTGDNPNKCDISVQCFTESQNSQRDMCMFQTV